The Kazachstania africana CBS 2517 chromosome 8, complete genome genome contains a region encoding:
- the KAFR0H02995 gene encoding acetate uptake transporter family protein (similar to Saccharomyces cerevisiae ADY2 (YCR010C) and ATO2 (YNR002C); ancestral locus Anc_1.425): MSTNQKDDVSTSTLRSSDNIFVHQSISGTFIQPSKIGSIEEEADFVYIGHKKCSKCELIDAFEGTLRPGLPPPPVHKFANPSPLGLSGFALTTFVLSIYNTRAQGIHIPNVVVGAALFYGGIVQLIAGIWEIAVENIFGATALCSYGGFWLSFGAIHIPWFRILDAYENEERELQKALGFYLLGWCIFTYGLSVFTMKSMIMFFALFFLLATTFLLLSIGNFAGNKSIIKAGHVLATIVAFIAWYNDVTGLANKENSDLRPRSFQIPVLNMVYKRKNRHDFDEMIKNRVPWSQYYIKQYITQRRYSKL; encoded by the coding sequence ATGTCTACGAATCAAAAGGATGATGTCTCGACTTCAACTTTGCGAAGCTCAGATAATATATTTGTTCACCAAAGCATCAGTGGGACTTTTATTCAGCCATCTAAAATAGGATCCATCGAAGAAGAGGCCGACTTCGTCTATATCGGACATAAAAAATGTTCTAAATGTGAATTGATTGATGCCTTTGAAGGTACCTTAAGGCCTGGGCTTCCTCCGCCACCGGTACACAAGTTCGCTAACCCATCACCGCTGGGACTTTCTGGTTTTGCATTAACCACATTTGTTTTATCCATCTATAATACAAGAGCTCAAGGGATCCATATTCCAAACGTAGTTGTTGGTGCAGCTCTGTTTTATGGCGGAATAGTACAATTAATTGCCGGTATTTGGGAAATTGCtgttgaaaatatattcgGTGCCACGGCATTATGTTCATACGGTGGATTCTGGTTGAGTTTTGGGGCCATTCACATACCATGGTTTAGAATACTAGATGCCTacgaaaatgaagaaaggGAATTACAAAAAGCACTGGGATTTTATCTTTTGGGATGGTGCATATTCACATATGGTTTAAGTGTATTCACCATGAAATCGATGATCATGTTTTTTGCactatttttcttgctGGCGACAACATTTTTACTGCTATCAATAGGTAATTTTGCCGGCAATAAAAGTATCATCAAGGCTGGCCATGTTCTAGCTACCATAGTGGCATTTATCGCATGGTATAATGATGTTACAGGTCTCGCGAATAAAGAGAATTCGGATTTACGACCACGTTCTTTCCAGATACCAGTTCTTAACATGGTCTATAAACGAAAAAATAGGCACGATTTCGATGAAATGATCAAGAATCGTGTCCCTTGGTCACAGTACTATATAAAACAGTATATAACTCAAAGACGGTATTCTAAATTGTGA
- the RBP95 gene encoding RNA-binding ribosome assembly factor RBP95 (similar to Saccharomyces cerevisiae YCR016W; ancestral locus Anc_1.431) produces the protein MSEGHIPAWKRIAIKKTSAENNGDDFISEDPLNVTTHLSTGYLTKKEKKRIIQGDSAKVATSKKVSKPGKKEKKRDKLPKEERLLKKNLVLKDQLRYLIDFYKKKISAELPEEIIALENVKANIVDGTATASNEPKDENAVVELWKFSKQKQNWLIKHFFNIEEIPSEYNEMLVSYFKDLQGRSRTDLLEKCLAQLKAWNAYAEEQEQKIKSIVEDSDKEKEPEVENEKKLKVVMKMLKNLQRKIKN, from the coding sequence ATGTCAGAAGGACACATCCCGGCATGGAAAAGAATTGCTATAAAAAAGACATCCGCAGAAAATAATGGCGACGATTTTATTTCAGAAGATCCATTAAATGTTACCACCCATTTGTCTACGGGTTACCttacaaagaaagagaaaaaacGTATAATACAGGGTGATAGTGCAAAGGTTGCTACTAGTAAGAAAGTTTCTAAGCCTggaaagaaagagaaaaagaggGACAAATTACCAAAGGAAGAAAgacttttgaagaaaaatctgGTTTTGAAAGACCAACTTCGttatttgattgatttctacaagaaaaaaatctctGCAGAATTACCTGAAGAAATAATTGCATTAGAAAATGTGAAGGCAAACATTGTGGATGGTACTGCGACCGCTTCAAATGAACCCAAGGATGAAAATGCTGTCGTCGAATTATGGAAATTCTCAAAACAAAAGCAAAATTGGCTGATCaaacattttttcaatattgaagaaattccaAGTGAATACAATGAGATGTTAGTATCATATTTCAAGGACCTACAAGGCAGATCCAGAACAGACCTTTTAGAAAAATGTTTAGCGCAACTAAAAGCTTGGAATGCGTATGCAGAAGAACAGGAACAAAAAATCAAGTCAATTGTGGAAGATAGCGATAAGGAGAAGGAACCAGAGGTTgaaaacgaaaaaaaattaaaggtGGTGATGAAGATGCTGAAAAACCTTCAGAggaaaataaagaattag
- the KAFR0H03000 gene encoding acetate uptake transporter family protein → MTDLEANIALTDLSQDKDYKYTLPHCLSSNESDNNVENASNKFNIQESTEPPGRIYTSGTNNEYIYIGRQKFLADDLRRAFGGTLEPGLAPEPRHKFANPVPLGLSAFALTTFVLSLCNAGAQGIDIPNVVVGLAMFYGGLVQLIAGIWEIALENTFGGTALCSYGGFWLSFGAIYIPWFGILDAYKEKESDLGNALGIYLLGWTIFTFGLCLCTLKATLMFFALFFLTAITFLLLAIANFTGNHHVQVAGGVVGTLDAFTAWYNAWSGIATRQNSYIIAHPIQLPTNNRIIGEL, encoded by the coding sequence atgacCGATCTTGAAGCTAATATCGCCTTAACTGATTTGAGTCAGGATAAGGACTATAAATATACTCTCCCACATTGCCTATCTTCCAATGAATCCGACAACAATGTAGAAAATGCTTCAAATAAGTttaatattcaagaaagtACTGAACCACCTGGCAGGATTTACACTTCTGGCACTAACAATGAATATATCTATATCGGGCgccaaaaatttttagcAGATGATCTACGTCGAGCATTCGGCGGTACCTTGGAACCAGGTCTAGCACCTGAGCCTCGTCACAAATTTGCTAACCCTGTACCATTGGGATTATCTGCGTTTGCTTTGACTACATTTGTGCTATCGTTGTGTAATGCGGGCGCCCAAGGTATCGATATTCCAAATGTTGTAGTCGGGCTTGCCATGTTCTATGGTGGACTTGTTCAACTTATTGCAGGTATCTGGGAAATTGCATTGGAGAATACATTCGGTGGTACCGCGTTATGTTCGTACGGAGGATTTTGGTTAAGCTTTGGTGCAATTTATATACCATGGTTCGGTATACTGGATGCATATAAGGAAAAGGAATCTGATCTAGGAAATGCACTGGGTATATATCTGCTTGGCTGGACCATTTTTACCTTTGGACTGTGTCTGTGTACTTTAAAAGCTACTTTGATGTTTTTTGCACTATTCTTTTTAACTGCCATAACGTTTCTCCTCTTGGCAATTGCGAATTTCACAGGGAATCATCACGTTCAAGTCGCAGGTGGTGTAGTGGGGACACTTGACGCGTTTACAGCGTGGTATAATGCATGGTCCGGTATTGCCACGAGACAAAATTCCTACATTATTGCACATCCAATACAGTTACCCACTAATAATAGAATTATTGGAGAACTTTGA
- the KAFR0H03010 gene encoding uncharacterized protein (similar to Saccharomyces cerevisiae PGK1 (YCR012W); ancestral locus Anc_1.428), which yields MSLSSKLSVKDLQLQDKGVFIRVDFNVPLDGKTVTSNQRIVAALPTINYVLDHKPKYVVLASHLGRPNGERNDKYSLAPVAKELEALLGKPVTFLNDCVGQEVEAAVKAAAPGSVILLENLRYHIEEEGSRKVDGQKVKASKEDVAKFRHQLSSLADVYINDAFGTAHRAHSSMVGFDLPQRAAGFLMQKELEYFGKALENPTRPFLAILGGAKVADKIQLIDNLLDKVNAIIIGGGMAFTFKKVLENTEIGDSIFDKAGAEIVPKLVEKAKKNNVEIVLPVDFVIADAFSADANTKFVTDKEGIPAGWQGLDCGPESRKLFAATIAKAKTIVWNGPPGVFEFEKFAEGTKTMLDDVVKASTAGATTIIGGGDTATVAKKYGVVEKISHVSTGGGASLELLEGKELPGVAFLSQKQ from the coding sequence ATGTCTTTATCTTCTAAGTTAAGTGTCAAAGATTTACAATTACAAGACAAGGGTGTCTTTATCAGAGTTGATTTCAACGTTCCATTGGATGGTAAGACCGTCACTTCCAACCAAAGAATCGTTGCTGCTTTACCAACCATCAACTACGTCTTAGACCACAAGCCAAAATACGTCGTCTTAGCTTCTCATTTAGGTAGACCAAATGGTGAAAGAAACGACAAATACTCTTTAGCTCCAGTCGCTAAGGAATTAGAAGCCTTATTAGGTAAGCCAGTCACTTTCTTAAACGATTGTGTCGGTCAAGAAGTTGAAGCTGCTGTCAAGGCTGCTGCTCCAGGTTCTGTTATCTTATTAGAAAACTTAAGATACCacattgaagaagaaggttcCAGAAAGGTTGATGGCCAAAAGGTCAAGGCTTCAAAGGAAGATGTCGCCAAATTTAGACATCAATTGTCCTCTTTAGCCGATGTCTACATTAATGACGCTTTCGGTACTGCTCACAGAGCTCACTCTTCTATGGTCGGTTTCGATTTACCACAAAGAGCTGCCGGTTTCTTAATGCAAAAGGAATTAGAATACTTCGGTAAGGCTTTAGAAAACCCAACCAGACCATTCTTAGCCATCTTAGGTGGTGCTAAGGTTGCTGACaagattcaattgattgacAACTTATTAGACAAGGTCAATGCTATCATCATTGGTGGTGGTATGGCTTTCACTTTCAAGAAGGTCTTAGAAAACACTGAAATCGGTGACTCTATCTTCGACAAGGCTGGTGCCGAAATTGTTCCAAAATTAGTCGAAAAGGCTAAGAAGAACAACGTCGAAATTGTCTTACCGGTCGATTTTGTAATTGCTGACGCTTTCTCTGCTGATGCTAACACCAAGTTTGTTACCGACAAAGAAGGTATCCCAGCTGGCTGGCAAGGTTTAGATTGTGGTCCAGAATCTAGAAAGTTATTCGCTGCCACAATCGCCAAGGCTAAGACTATTGTCTGGAACGGTCCACCAGGTGTTTTCGAATTCGAAAAGTTCGCTGAAGGTACCAAGACTATGTTAGATGACGTTGTCAAGGCTTCCACCGCCGGTGCCACTACTATCATTGGTGGTGGTGACACTGCTACTGTCGCTAAGAAGTACGGTGTTGTCGAAAAGATTTCCCATGTCTCTACTGGTGGTGGTGCTTCCTtagaattattagaagGTAAGGAATTACCGGGTGTTGCTTTCTTATCCCAGAAGCAATAA
- the CIT1 gene encoding citrate (Si)-synthase CIT1 (similar to Saccharomyces cerevisiae CIT2 (YCR005C) and CIT1 (YNR001C); ancestral locus Anc_1.422) — protein MPTLKNPHPHFELHTTCGSRNETNTNDSFVTTIKKDSTLDAGQEKTLKEKFSEIIPYKVQELQALKKEYGNRVISEVSVEQVLGGMRGINSILWDGSLLDPIKGIELKGYTIPEIKQYFPKETNSEEPLPEALFWLFLTGEIPTKSEAKLLSKELSRRASVPDYVIEILNRLPKTLHPMVQLSIAVAALDSQSKFNQAYSQGVSKTNYWIYTYEDVLDLLAMLPILAAKIYANTFKDGQLGAFDPDADYAKNFATLLGYDNNDFIELMRLYLTIHADHEGGNVSAHTTHLVGSTLTSPYLAFSAALDGLSGPLHGGANQEVLEWLLNLKEKLNGDYSEETIEAHLWDTLNSGRVIPGYGHAVLRRTDPRYLTQREFASKHFPDYDLFRLVSAVYNVAPAVLTKHGKSKNPWPNVDAHSGVLLQYYGLTEVSFYTVLFGVSRAFGVLSQLIIDRAIGAPIERPKSLTTQRLKEIIQDVPKVKSRM, from the coding sequence ATGCCTACACTAAAAAATCCACATCCTCACTTCGAATTGCATACCACATGTGGTTCTCGAAACGAGACTAATACAAACGATTCCTTTGTCACCactataaaaaaagattcaacACTAGATGCTGGACAAGAAAAGACTCTGAAAGAGAAATTCTCAGAAATTATTCCTTACAAAGTACAAGAGCTTCAAgctttgaagaaagaatatgGTAACAGGGTCATCAGTGAAGTATCTGTCGAACAAGTGCTTGGAGGCATGCGTGGGATAAATAGCATACTTTGGGATGGCTCTCTGTTGGATCCAATCAAAGGCATAGAATTAAAAGGTTATACCATCCCAGAAataaaacaatattttccaaaggAAACAAATAGTGAAGAGCCATTACCAGAGGCATTATTTTGGCTATTTTTGACTGGGGAAATTCCAACAAAATCAGAAGCCAAattactttcaaaagaaCTTTCTAGAAGGGCTTCAGTTCCTGACTATGTAATAGAAATTCTTAACCGTTTACCAAAAACTTTACACCCGATGGTACAGCTTTCCATTGCTGTTGCCGCTTTAGATTCtcaatcaaaatttaatcaGGCATATTCTCAGGGTGTTAGCAAAACGAATTATTGGATTTACACTTACGAAGACGTCCTGGACCTGTTAGCTATGCTTCCTATACTTGCTGCAAAAATTTATGCCAATACCTTCAAAGACGGGCAGCTCGGCGCTTTTGACCCTGACGCTGATTACGCCAAGAATTTTGCTACTTTGCTAGGTTATGATAACAACGACTTTATCGAACTCATGAGATTATATCTAACAATTCATGCGGATCATGAAGGGGGAAACGTTTCTGCACACACTACTCATTTAGTCGGTTCGACCCTAACTTCTCCATATTTGGCATTTTCAGCCGCACTAGATGGTCTCTCAGGCCCTTTACATGGTGGCGCTAACCAAGAAGTCTTGGAATGgttattaaatttgaaagaaaagctCAATGGAGACTATTCAGAGGAAACCATTGAAGCACATTTATGGGATACATTAAATTCCGGTAGAGTAATCCCAGGCTATGGTCATGCCGTACTGAGAAGAACAGATCCTCGTTATTTGACACAGCGTGAATTTGCATCGAAGCACTTTCCAGATTATGATTTATTTAGATTGGTGTCTGCTGTATATAATGTTGCCCCAGCAGTCTTGACAAAACACGGGAAAAGTAAGAATCCCTGGCCAAATGTTGATGCACATTCGGGAGTATTATTACAGTATTACGGTTTGACAGAAGTTTCCTTTTATACAGTACTATTTGGGGTTTCGAGAGCTTTTGGTGTTTTATCTCAACTTATAATTGACAGAGCCATTGGTGCTCCAATTGAGAGACCAAAATCTCTAACGACGcaaagattgaaagaaatcATTCAAGATGTCCCCAAGGTAAAATCACGTATGTAG
- the GLC3 gene encoding 1,4-alpha-glucan branching enzyme (similar to Saccharomyces cerevisiae GLC3 (YEL011W); ancestral locus Anc_1.435), giving the protein MYQVPENVKAAIEFDPWLKPYGQVLSERRYLADKWSYDIKHATPDGSEQSLSQFARDSYKSYGLHVNPKTNEITYKEWAPNAKNAFLVGEFNNWEKYTHQLEGKDEFGNFSITIPPTKTGEAAIPHDSKIKVMFQLEDGTEIYRLPAWITRATQPSKETSKQYGPAYEGRFWNPPQPYKFKNSRPKFNEKLNSLRIYEAHVGISSPEPKVTSYKEFTQKILPRIKYLGYDAIQLMAIMEHAYYASFGYQVTNFFAASSRYGTPEDLKELVDTAHGMGILVLLDVVHSHASKNVEDGLNRFDGSDHQYFHSLSSGRGEHPLWDSRLFNYGSFEVQRFLLANLAYYIDVYKFDGFRFDGVTSMLYLHHGVGEGGAFSGDYDEYLSKERSAVDHEALAYLMLANDLVHELLPQSAVTIAEDVSGYPTLCLPRSMGGAGFDYRLAMALPDMWIKLLKEKKDDDWDIGNIVFTLTNRRHGEKVVSYCESHDQALVGDKTLAFWLMDAAMYTDMTVLKELSLVIDRGIALHKMIRLLTHSLGGEAYLNFEGNEFGHPEWLDFPNVNNNDSYHYARRQFNLVDDHLLRYRHLNDFDRAMQLCEKKHQWLNTPQAYVSLKHEVDKVIVFERNGLLFIFNFHPTNSFTDYRVGVDQAGCYRIVLNSDRDEFGGHDRIDESSKFYTTDLEWNNRRNFLQVYIPSRTAIVLALEK; this is encoded by the coding sequence atgtaCCAGGTTCCTGAAAATGTTAAGGCTGCAATTGAATTCGACCCTTGGTTAAAACCTTACGGTCAAGTTCTTTCTGAAAGACGTTACTTGGCTGATAAGTGGTCATACGATATCAAACATGCTACCCCTGATGGATCTGAACAATCTCTATCGCAATTCGCCAGAGACTCTTACAAATCTTATGGTTTACATGTGAATCCAAAGACTAATGAGATCACTTACAAAGAATGGGCTCCAAACGCTAAGAACGCTTTTCTAGTCGGTGAGTTCAACAATTGGGAAAAATATACTCATCAACTGGAAGGAAAAGATGAATTCGGTAACTTTAGTATCACCATACCACCAACTAAAACAGGTGAAGCCGCTATCCCACATGATTCTAAAATTAAAGTCATGTTCCAATTGGAAGACGGTACTGAGATTTATCGTCTACCTGCCTGGATTACCAGAGCCACTCAACCATCAAAGGAAACTTCTAAACAATACGGTCCTGCTTACGAAGGTAGATTCTGGAATCCACCTCAACCATACAAATTTAAGAATTCAAGaccaaaattcaatgagaaATTGAACTCCTTAAGAATCTATGAAGCTCATGTCGGCATCTCATCTCCTGAACCAAAAGTCACCTCTTACAAAGAATTCACTCAAAAGATCTTACCAAGAATTAAATACTTAGGTTACGATGCCATTCAACTGATGGCTATCATGGAACACGCCTACTACGCTTCCTTTGGTTACCAAGTCACCAATTTCTTTGCTGCAAGTTCCCGTTATGGTACCCCAGAAGACTTGAAAGAATTGGTAGACACCGCTCATGGTATGGGTATCCTAGTCTTATTGGATGTCGTCCATAGTCACGCTTCTAAGAATGTAGAAGATGGTTTAAATAGATTTGATGGATCAGATCATCAATATTTCCACTCTTTATCCTCTGGAAGAGGTGAACATCCACTATGGGATTCTAGATTATTCAATTACGGCTCTTTCGAAGTCCAAAGGTTCCTATTAGCCAACTTGGCCTACTACATTGACGTGTATAAGTTCGATGGTTTCAGATTTGATGGTGTCACCTCAATGTTATATCTACATCACGGTGTTGGTGAAGGTGGTGCATTCAGCGGTGACTACGATGAATACTTATCAAAGGAAAGATCCGCAGTTGATCATGAAGCATTGGCGTACCTAATGTTAGCTAACGACCTTGTTCACGAATTATTGCCTCAATCTGCAGTTACTATCGCTGAAGATGTTTCAGGCTATCCAACCTTATGTTTACCTCGCTCGATGGGTGGTGCTGGTTTCGACTATAGACTTGCCATGGCTTTACCTGACATGTGGATTAAATTACtaaaggaaaagaaggacGACGATTGGGACATTGGTAACATTGTCTTCACTTTAACTAACAGAAGACATGGTGAAAAGGTTGTATCATATTGTGAATCACACGATCAAGCATTAGTTGGTGACAAGACATTAGCTTTCTGGTTGATGGATGCCGCTATGTACACGGATATGACCGTACTCAAAGAACTTAGTTTAGTCATCGACCGTGGTATCGCTCTACATAAAATGATTAGACTACTAACGCATTCTTTAGGTGGTGAAGCTTACCtaaattttgaaggtaATGAATTCGGACATCCAGAATGGTTAGATTTCCCAAAtgttaataataatgatagtTATCATTATGCTCGTAGACAATTCAACTTAGTTGATGACCATTTGTTACGTTACCGTCACTTAAACGATTTTGATAGAGCTATGCAATTATGTGAGAAAAAACATCAATGGTTGAATACTCCTCAAGCTTACGTCTCATTGAAGCACGAAGTTGATAAAGTTATTGTCTTTGAGCGTAATGGCCTcttattcattttcaatttccatCCAACAAATAGTTTCACAGATTACAGAGTTGGTGTTGATCAAGCTGGTTGTTATAGAATTGTTTTGAATTCTGATCGTGATGAATTTGGTGGACACGATAGAATTGATGAGAGTTCCAAATTCTACACCACTGATTTAGAATGGAAcaatagaagaaattttcttcaagtgTACATTCCAAGTAGAACTGCCATAGTCCTTGCTTTAGAAAAATAG
- the CTO1 gene encoding Cto1p (similar to Saccharomyces cerevisiae YCR015C; ancestral locus Anc_1.430), with translation MRNIFISDFDETITSRDTIEIIAELPYLLKSNFKPKWSHFVQNYMEGFDNLYDANLHKRKLPLIKIEPSFKLSTQNYRKLLDSEFAFQSFNALIELNSIEEISRYSVFKDITVAQMKDYATSKLIDEPLLLRKDFTTLAKLKIKKEDFYVVSVNWSTEFISEILKERLLSEQHIFCNNLLVEGEKYTGEFSNKLLTGSDKVTVLEDLLADLKLKEEGTKYWYIGDSETDLLCILHPRVNGVLLLDPKHKRARFDEITLKILGLPIDEINEFCQNDRVHYLKFDIKEGNNALYLIKSWESFDRILTDENIIT, from the coding sequence atgaGGAACATATTTATTtctgattttgatgaaacaATTACAAGTAGGGATACTATCGAAATAATAGCAGAGCTACCTTATTTGTTAAAATCCAATTTTAAGCCAAAATGGTCTCACTTTGTTCAAAATTACATGGAAGGTTTTGATAACCTGTACGATGCAAATCTGCATAAGAGAAAGTTACCGTTAATCAAGATTGAACCTTCTTTCAAACTTTCAACGCAAAACTACAGAAAACTGCTGGACAGTGAATTTGCCTTCCAATCATTTAATGCGTTGATAGAATTAAATAGCATCGAGGAGATTTCTAGGTATTCTGTTTTCAAAGACATTACTGTGGCTCAAATGAAAGATTATGCAACATCTAAACTAATCGATGAACCATTGTTACTGAGAAAAGACTTCACAACTTTGGCaaagttgaaaataaagaaagaagacTTTTACGTTGTTTCCGTTAATTGGTCAACCGAATTTATTTCTgagatattgaaagaaagattacTGAGCGAGCAACACATCTTCTGTAATAATCTCTTAGTTGAAGGCGAGAAGTATACAGGagaattttccaataaacTACTAACAGGATCTGACAAAGTAACTGTACTAGAGGATCTTTTAGCAGATTTAAAACTGAAAGAGGAAGGTACGAAGTATTGGTATATCGGTGATAGTGAGACAGATCTACTTTGTATCTTGCATCCTAGAGTAAATGGGGTCTTGTTACTAGATCCGAAACATAAGAGAGCTAGATTTGATGAGATTACATTGAAAATCTTGGGGCTTCCAAtcgatgaaattaatgaattctGTCAGAATGATCGagtgcattatttgaagtTCGACATCAAAGAGGGAAACAATGCTCTTTACTTAATCAAGTCGTGGGAAAGTTTTGACAGAATTTTGACAGACGAAAACATCATTACATAA
- the KAFR0H02990 gene encoding BAR domain-containing protein (similar to Saccharomyces cerevisiae RVS161 (YCR009C); ancestral locus Anc_1.424), with protein sequence MSWGGFKKAVSRAGNSVIIKNVDKVTDREYDMEERRFKTLETAGESLQKEAKGYLDSLRAMTSAQVSIAEVISNLYDDSKFAANSGANVGNYYLQSVQDFDTETVKQLDGPLRETVIDPVAKFAGYFKEIDEAIKKRDHKKKDYEAAKAKVRRLVDKPAKDSTKLPRAEKELTLAKDVYDNLNEQLKTELPQLIALRVPYFDPSFEALIKIQLRFCTDGYTRLAQLQQYLDAQSREDYANGQLDIKIEDMLQQMRNLEICTIGLK encoded by the coding sequence ATGAGTTGGGGTGGTTTTAAAAAAGCTGTAAGCAGAGCTGGTAACAGTGTGATTATTAAAAATGTTGATAAAGTAACGGACAGGGAGTATGATATGGAAGAACGTAGGTTTAAAACCCTAGAAACAGCAGGAGAATCTTTGCAGAAGGAAGCAAAAGGCTATTTGGACTCCTTGAGAGCTATGACTTCCGCTCAGGTTTCCATTGCGGAGGTCATATCGAATTTGTATGATGACTCCAAATTTGCTGCTAACAGCGGTGCAAACGTGGGGAACTACTATTTGCAGTCAGTACAGGATTTTGATACTGAGACCGTGAAACAGTTAGATGGTCCTCTCAGAGAAACTGTGATAGATCCTGTCGCAAAATTTGCTGGCTATTTCAAGGAGATCGATGAAgcaataaagaaaagagatcataaaaagaaagattatgAAGCTGCCAAAGCTAAAGTACGTAGGCTTGTGGACAAGCCTGCAAAGGATTCCACTAAATTACCTAGAGCTGAGAAAGAATTGACTCTAGCAAAGGACGTGTATGATAATTTGAACGAGCAATTAAAGACAGAACTACCGCAATTAATTGCTCTTAGAGTTCCTTATTTTGATCCAAGCTTTGAAGCACTAATAAAGATTCAATTAAGATTTTGTACGGATGGTTATACTAGACTAGCTCAATTGCAGCAATATTTAGATGCCCAATCGAGAGAAGATTACGCAAACGGTCAACTAGATATTAAAATTGAGGATATGTTACAACAGATGAGGAATTTAGAAATATGCACTATAGgattgaaataa
- the SWM2 gene encoding Swm2p (similar to Saccharomyces cerevisiae YNR004W; ancestral locus Anc_1.433), with amino-acid sequence MAIEQSLNYFIDHFDDLTKIPPEFTATIIPYLRNIEASKNQTKEILRKCKSIFDRWESSDADISTLLLTRCLEIWSCIKGEEYFLENEPLTNLIIEEVDAGNYTQKFRTKYSDSGSALDNLILEEVEVRDFL; translated from the coding sequence ATGGCAATCGAACAATCTCTAAACTATTTTATAGACCATTTCGATGATTTGACCAAAATTCCTCCAGAGTTTACTGCGACAATCATCCCATATCTCAGAAACATTGAGGCAAGTAAAAACCAGACTAAAGAAATCCTAAGGAAATGCAAAAGCATTTTCGACAGGTGGGAATCTAGTGATGCAGACATATCGACATTGCTCCTGACTAGATGTTTGGAGATATGGTCTTGCATAAAAGGTGAAGAgtattttttggaaaacgAACCTCTCacaaatttgattattgAAGAGGTAGATGCTGGAAATTATACACAGAAATTCAGGACTAAATACAGTGACAGTGGATCAGCCCTTGATAATCTCATTTTAGAAGAGGTTGAGGTAAGGGACTTTTTGTAG